From a region of the Paenibacillus lutimineralis genome:
- the uvrC gene encoding excinuclease ABC subunit UvrC: protein MEAIRHKLALLPDLPGCYLMKNKNGTIIYVGKAKILKNRVRSYFTGSHDGKTQRLVSEIRDFEYIVTGSNMEALILECNLIKTHSPRYNVLLKDDKTYPYIKITNEPHPRLEVTRKILKDKAKYFGPYPNAYAAQQTKKLLDRMYPLRKCNVMPKEVCLYYHMGQCLAPCVKEVPQQTYDEMIQEIVSFLNGGHEEIKQELQRKMEEAAEELYFERAKELRDQIRSIDALMEKQKITMNDARNRDVFGFAVDKGWMCVQILYVRQGKMIERHASVFPFYGEAYGDFLSYVTQYYSDNPALPQEILLPDRKSGQQEEQTEEQVEEQVSEASDEGGELLDAESGAAALQNWLNVKTLVPKRGLKRQMTQMAVENARVALDEKFRLIERDVERTSRAAENLGVALGLTELSRIEAFDNSNIQGTNPVSAMVVFIDGKPAKKEYRKYKVRTVQGPDDVETMREVVRRRYERVLKEDLLLPDLIVMDGGKGQMAAAKDVLENELGLFIPVCGLVKDTKHKTAQLIIGDPPEPVNLARDSQEFYLLQRIQDEVHRFAISFHREQRAKSMVVSQLDAIPGVGEKRRKLLLKHFGSLKKIKEASIEDFRPLSIGDKLAQTIIDSLRDEEPE, encoded by the coding sequence ATGGAAGCAATCCGTCACAAGCTTGCACTGCTGCCGGATCTACCAGGCTGCTATTTGATGAAGAACAAGAACGGTACGATTATTTATGTCGGGAAGGCCAAAATCCTGAAGAACCGTGTGCGCTCCTATTTCACTGGCAGTCATGATGGGAAGACACAACGGCTCGTCTCGGAGATTCGCGATTTCGAGTATATCGTTACCGGCAGCAATATGGAGGCGCTCATTCTGGAGTGCAACCTGATCAAGACGCATTCTCCCCGTTATAACGTACTGTTGAAAGATGACAAGACCTACCCATATATCAAAATTACAAATGAACCTCATCCACGGTTGGAAGTCACGCGGAAGATTCTTAAGGATAAGGCTAAGTATTTTGGACCGTATCCGAACGCTTATGCAGCACAGCAGACGAAGAAGCTGCTTGACCGAATGTACCCGCTGCGCAAGTGTAATGTGATGCCGAAGGAGGTATGTCTGTATTATCATATGGGCCAATGCTTGGCACCCTGTGTGAAGGAAGTGCCGCAGCAGACGTATGATGAGATGATTCAAGAGATCGTATCCTTCCTGAATGGCGGGCATGAGGAGATCAAGCAGGAGCTTCAACGCAAGATGGAAGAAGCAGCTGAGGAGTTGTACTTCGAGCGGGCGAAGGAGCTGCGTGATCAGATCAGAAGTATAGACGCCCTGATGGAGAAGCAGAAGATTACGATGAATGATGCGAGAAATCGTGATGTATTCGGCTTTGCGGTCGATAAGGGCTGGATGTGTGTGCAGATTTTATATGTACGACAAGGGAAAATGATCGAACGTCATGCCTCGGTATTTCCGTTCTATGGAGAGGCCTATGGTGACTTCTTGTCTTACGTAACACAATATTATAGTGACAATCCAGCGCTTCCACAGGAGATTCTGCTGCCAGATAGGAAATCGGGGCAGCAGGAGGAACAGACAGAGGAACAGGTTGAAGAGCAGGTTAGCGAGGCCTCTGATGAAGGTGGGGAACTGCTTGATGCGGAGAGTGGGGCAGCCGCTCTGCAGAACTGGCTGAATGTGAAGACGCTGGTTCCCAAGCGGGGACTGAAGCGTCAGATGACGCAGATGGCCGTTGAGAATGCCCGTGTTGCGTTGGACGAGAAGTTCCGTCTGATCGAGCGGGATGTGGAACGAACCTCTCGGGCGGCGGAGAATCTGGGCGTTGCTCTCGGCTTGACCGAACTGTCTCGGATCGAAGCGTTCGATAACTCGAATATTCAAGGAACCAATCCAGTATCTGCGATGGTAGTATTCATCGATGGGAAGCCGGCCAAGAAGGAATACCGCAAGTACAAGGTCCGTACAGTTCAGGGCCCCGACGATGTGGAGACGATGCGTGAGGTTGTACGGCGCAGATATGAGCGCGTGCTCAAGGAGGATCTGCTGCTCCCTGATTTGATTGTCATGGACGGCGGCAAGGGGCAGATGGCTGCGGCTAAGGATGTGCTGGAGAATGAGCTAGGATTGTTCATTCCTGTCTGCGGCCTCGTGAAGGATACGAAGCATAAGACGGCCCAACTTATTATCGGCGATCCGCCGGAGCCGGTGAATCTGGCCCGGGATAGCCAGGAGTTCTACTTGCTGCAGCGCATTCAGGATGAGGTGCACCGCTTCGCGATCTCTTTCCATCGTGAGCAGCGAGCTAAATCGATGGTCGTATCGCAGCTTGATGCGATACCCGGCGTAGGTGAGAAACGACGCAAACTGCTGTTGAAGCACTTCGGCTCACTGAAAAAAATAAAAGAGGCCTCCATCGAAGATTTTCGGCCTCTTTCTATCGGGGATAAACTCGCACAGACAATTATTGATTCGCTTCGGGATGAGGAGCCGGAATAA
- the trxA gene encoding thioredoxin, with protein sequence MAIVNVSDQSFNSEVESTGTVLVDFWAPWCGPCKMIAPILEELSGDLGDSVKIAKVNVDENPESASRFGVMSIPTLILFKDGQPVDKVVGLNSKDALKNMIAKH encoded by the coding sequence ATGGCAATTGTAAATGTTTCCGATCAATCTTTTAACAGTGAAGTCGAAAGTACGGGTACCGTTCTGGTTGACTTTTGGGCGCCTTGGTGTGGTCCTTGCAAAATGATAGCGCCAATTTTGGAAGAATTGTCTGGTGATCTGGGCGATTCGGTTAAAATCGCGAAGGTAAATGTGGACGAGAACCCTGAATCTGCATCCCGCTTTGGCGTAATGAGTATCCCAACTCTTATCTTGTTCAAAGACGGCCAACCTGTCGACAAAGTTGTTGGTTTGAACTCCAAAGACGCGCTGAAAAACATGATTGCCAAACATTAA
- a CDS encoding YqzM family protein, with amino-acid sequence MDANPHVNDPRQHINEEPRNDLFDLMNGFFGMLTLMAVIFFGMVILKFIAS; translated from the coding sequence ATGGATGCTAACCCGCATGTGAACGACCCGCGCCAGCATATCAATGAAGAGCCACGCAACGACTTGTTTGATCTGATGAATGGTTTTTTCGGTATGCTCACCCTTATGGCCGTTATTTTCTTCGGCATGGTCATTTTGAAATTTATCGCCAGTTAG
- the dnaI gene encoding primosomal protein DnaI: protein MDSLGQILAGMKNNNLLRRSEQLKAELLNDPLVLELRAQHPELDEEQLIRDMAKLYQYVNDSRHCAKCPGLDQCPNDFPGHFTKLTVENNTLGPQIVARQVPCSRQLQRENELSIQKKIRSFYVDERALQEGYDEVEILTKDRVRAPAVTQVLRYISATEEGGLQPRGLYLEGNFGTGKTFLMCYLLHKLAKSGYSGVIVYMPEFVEDLKSMLQDSQKLKETVEVMKQADLLIFDDIGAENLNPWVRDHVMGSILNYRMNRKPTFYTSNYSLEALEQHLSFTSKDGEERYKGQRLMDRIAPFVDVVTVTGSNKRGKRS from the coding sequence ATGGATTCACTCGGTCAAATACTGGCAGGGATGAAGAATAATAACCTGCTCAGACGGTCGGAGCAACTCAAGGCGGAGCTGTTGAACGATCCGCTTGTACTTGAACTTCGCGCGCAGCATCCCGAGCTGGATGAAGAGCAGTTGATTCGAGATATGGCCAAGCTGTATCAATACGTGAATGACAGCCGTCATTGTGCCAAGTGTCCCGGGCTCGATCAATGTCCTAATGATTTTCCCGGCCATTTCACGAAATTAACAGTGGAGAATAATACACTTGGCCCGCAAATCGTCGCTCGTCAAGTTCCTTGCTCGAGACAACTACAAAGGGAGAATGAGCTATCGATTCAGAAGAAGATTCGCAGCTTCTATGTGGATGAGCGGGCTCTTCAGGAAGGTTATGACGAAGTTGAGATTCTGACGAAGGATCGTGTCCGCGCACCTGCCGTAACCCAAGTGCTTCGCTATATCAGCGCCACAGAGGAGGGCGGTCTGCAACCGCGCGGCTTGTATCTGGAAGGGAACTTCGGTACAGGCAAAACCTTCTTGATGTGTTATCTGTTGCACAAGCTGGCGAAGTCGGGATATTCCGGAGTAATAGTGTATATGCCGGAATTTGTAGAGGACCTGAAGTCGATGCTTCAGGATTCACAGAAGCTGAAGGAGACCGTCGAAGTGATGAAGCAGGCGGATCTGCTCATCTTTGATGATATCGGAGCGGAGAATTTGAACCCATGGGTTCGCGACCATGTAATGGGCTCAATATTGAATTATCGGATGAATCGTAAGCCAACCTTCTATACCTCCAATTATTCCCTGGAAGCGCTGGAGCAGCATTTGAGCTTTACAAGCAAGGACGGGGAGGAACGGTATAAAGGCCAGCGACTGATGGACCGGATCGCTCCATTCGTGGACGTGGTTACAGTCACCGGCAGCAATAAGCGCGGTAAGAGATCATAA
- a CDS encoding DnaD domain protein — translation MRMNNMLHFTENHRYCVYRDFSLSPVDGKTLSLIYQPMVGAFAISLYRLLVEQVPQDQVGYSRVEQQRVLFLTLGIDPSERGRTYLVEQTSKLEAVGLLQTSRMYMTDSDEYMYEYELQPPLSPTEFFNTQHLTLLLRDKIGKFAVLSLRERFFSKEPGDMYGLSHNKENITVPFYDIFQLNTHSIDYELEQAIAETALARQSGGPLDAEEERINYADIILRFPRDSVNRTHVEGLRFNLEGMGVLNFVARKFDLSVQDLCRLLDEDGVFDPSGGILLDELQYRANLHFRQGKRRNEEREVAYAKVVSISSALEEEEQLEEFPVQMEFYLEVPKQFTNKCDIHQYNMMLRNEPYTRLLRTFFPGAVPDNLLDIFTKIDLNYKLPGEVINVLIHYLMSLLTSNTEQRINRNFVEAIASNMLMKQVNTYEQAVGYIREQSKVKAKSSSEPQDGANRRRTYKGRQATGKSKPEIPIVQGSTQEEGVSDEEFAEMLKLAERMQAGRNNEA, via the coding sequence GTGCGCATGAACAACATGCTGCATTTTACTGAAAATCATCGTTATTGCGTATATCGTGACTTCAGTCTCAGTCCTGTTGACGGGAAGACGCTTAGTCTAATCTATCAGCCCATGGTCGGGGCTTTTGCTATTTCGCTATATCGGCTCCTGGTGGAGCAGGTGCCTCAGGATCAGGTCGGCTATTCACGGGTTGAGCAGCAGCGGGTGCTTTTCTTGACTTTGGGGATTGATCCAAGCGAGAGGGGACGCACTTATCTCGTAGAGCAGACTTCCAAATTGGAAGCAGTCGGCCTACTACAGACGAGCCGCATGTATATGACGGATAGCGATGAATATATGTACGAATACGAGTTGCAGCCACCATTATCGCCGACAGAATTTTTTAATACTCAGCATTTGACGCTGCTGCTGCGCGACAAGATCGGAAAGTTTGCCGTCCTATCTTTGCGTGAACGGTTCTTCAGCAAGGAGCCGGGGGATATGTACGGCTTGTCTCATAACAAAGAAAATATTACGGTGCCGTTTTATGATATTTTTCAATTAAATACTCATTCCATAGACTATGAACTAGAGCAGGCGATTGCCGAGACAGCCTTGGCTCGTCAGAGCGGAGGCCCTCTTGATGCTGAAGAAGAGCGGATTAACTACGCGGATATTATTCTTCGCTTCCCGCGCGATTCGGTGAACCGTACTCATGTTGAAGGGCTTCGCTTCAATCTAGAAGGGATGGGAGTACTTAATTTTGTGGCCCGGAAATTTGATTTAAGTGTGCAGGATCTTTGCCGCCTGCTGGACGAGGATGGAGTATTTGATCCGAGCGGAGGCATCCTGCTGGATGAGTTGCAGTACCGGGCTAATCTCCATTTCCGTCAAGGTAAGCGACGCAATGAGGAGCGGGAAGTCGCCTATGCCAAGGTTGTCTCTATTTCTTCTGCTCTGGAGGAAGAGGAACAGTTAGAAGAGTTCCCGGTACAGATGGAATTTTATTTAGAGGTACCCAAGCAATTCACTAATAAATGCGATATTCATCAATACAACATGATGCTCCGTAATGAGCCATATACGCGCCTCTTGAGAACTTTCTTCCCAGGGGCTGTTCCGGACAATTTACTAGATATTTTTACGAAGATCGATTTGAATTATAAATTGCCAGGTGAAGTCATCAATGTTCTGATTCATTACTTGATGTCGCTGCTTACTTCCAATACGGAGCAGCGGATTAATCGCAATTTTGTGGAGGCGATCGCTTCCAATATGCTGATGAAACAAGTTAATACTTATGAGCAGGCGGTTGGCTACATCCGCGAGCAGTCTAAGGTAAAGGCCAAATCCAGTTCAGAGCCGCAAGATGGTGCGAACCGTAGACGTACCTACAAAGGGCGTCAAGCCACTGGCAAGAGCAAACCGGAAATTCCTATTGTGCAGGGCTCTACCCAGGAAGAGGGTGTCTCGGATGAGGAATTCGCGGAGATGCTGAAGCTTGCGGAACGGATGCAGGCTGGTAGGAACAATGAGGCTTAA
- a CDS encoding YuiB family protein, which yields MGWLIVLILMVLFFVMMFGIGFILNMLMKTTWFPAYVFVIIIVPVVVYTLWDHDKSLGLYLSSFRLVDYLTALAGLAGAILSGWTIRKLRFAGYKMF from the coding sequence GTGGGATGGCTCATCGTATTGATATTGATGGTATTGTTTTTCGTCATGATGTTCGGGATCGGATTCATTCTTAACATGCTAATGAAAACGACATGGTTCCCCGCTTACGTGTTCGTCATTATCATTGTTCCGGTGGTTGTATATACGCTATGGGATCATGATAAGAGTCTGGGGCTTTATTTATCCTCATTCCGTCTCGTTGATTATTTGACCGCTTTGGCTGGTCTGGCAGGAGCAATCCTGAGCGGATGGACGATACGCAAGCTGCGTTTTGCCGGGTATAAGATGTTCTAG
- the hemQ gene encoding hydrogen peroxide-dependent heme synthase — MNEAALTLEGWYALHDFRTMNWTAWKETDDEERAGALEELHNFLQEWDLLEQSKTGSTAVYSILGQKADFVFMHLRESLEELNALENAFNKTTFAEYTNKAYSYVSVVELSNYLASGGGDPKENPEVMARLQPILPKSKHICFYPMNKKRDLSDNWYMLSMDERRAMMRSHGLIGRSYAGKVKQIISGSVGLDDWEWGVTLFSDDPLHFKKLVYEMRFDEVSARYGEFGSFYVGNLLNEQLFEDMLKI; from the coding sequence ATGAATGAAGCTGCATTAACCCTGGAAGGCTGGTATGCTCTCCATGATTTCCGCACCATGAACTGGACAGCCTGGAAAGAGACTGATGATGAAGAGCGTGCTGGCGCCCTGGAGGAGCTTCACAACTTTCTGCAGGAATGGGACTTATTAGAGCAATCCAAAACTGGCAGTACTGCTGTTTATTCTATCCTTGGACAAAAGGCTGATTTTGTATTCATGCACCTCCGCGAATCGCTTGAGGAGCTGAATGCATTGGAGAATGCTTTTAATAAAACGACCTTTGCCGAATATACAAACAAAGCCTATTCATATGTCAGTGTAGTAGAGCTTAGCAATTACCTCGCCTCTGGCGGAGGAGATCCGAAGGAGAATCCGGAAGTTATGGCGCGATTGCAGCCAATTCTTCCTAAGTCTAAGCATATCTGCTTCTATCCTATGAATAAGAAGCGGGATTTAAGCGATAACTGGTACATGCTCTCTATGGATGAGAGACGCGCCATGATGCGAAGCCACGGTTTGATTGGACGCAGTTATGCCGGCAAAGTCAAGCAGATCATTTCCGGCTCCGTTGGTCTGGACGATTGGGAATGGGGAGTAACGCTGTTCTCGGATGACCCGCTGCATTTCAAGAAGCTTGTTTATGAGATGCGCTTTGATGAAGTAAGTGCTCGTTATGGTGAGTTCGGTTCCTTCTATGTGGGCAATTTGTTAAATGAACAGTTGTTCGAAGACATGCTCAAAATCTAA
- a CDS encoding NAD(P)/FAD-dependent oxidoreductase — MSTIPKIVILGAGYGGILTAQRLQKELNYNEADVTLVNRHDYHYFTTHLHMPAAGTDSIEHTRVSISKLIDEFKIDLVKSNVKEIRLSDRKVILQDGTLSFDYLVIALGGEPESFGIPGLSEYAMTIRSINSVRLIREHIEYQFALYKLDESRTDRLNFVVGGAGFSGIEFVAELADRIPRLCKEYDVDPSLVNIYNVEAAPAILPGFDSELVEYAQNVLVKKGVQFKIGIAIKECMEDGVVLANGEVIRSATVVWTGGIRGNRLVEAAGFETSRGRVMVDEYLHAPGYEHVFIIGDNSIMLNPEGRPYPPTAQIAMQQGVTCAQNVVASIRNKELKKFAFSNKGTVASLGKGEAVASAFGKKYKGWVAAQIKKLVDIRYLFIIGGIPLVLKKGRFL; from the coding sequence ATGAGTACCATACCTAAAATCGTCATTCTCGGTGCAGGATATGGCGGAATTTTAACGGCGCAGCGTCTGCAGAAGGAACTGAATTATAATGAAGCAGATGTAACCTTGGTTAATCGTCATGATTATCATTATTTCACTACCCATTTGCATATGCCAGCTGCCGGAACGGATTCGATCGAGCATACTCGGGTGTCCATTTCGAAGTTAATCGATGAATTCAAAATAGACTTGGTTAAATCCAATGTCAAAGAAATTCGTCTGTCAGACCGTAAGGTGATTCTTCAGGATGGAACTTTATCTTTTGATTATCTCGTCATTGCACTGGGTGGGGAACCTGAATCATTTGGTATTCCGGGGCTGTCCGAATATGCGATGACGATTCGTAGTATTAACTCGGTTCGCTTGATCCGCGAGCATATAGAATATCAATTCGCACTATATAAGTTGGATGAGAGCCGCACCGACCGTCTGAATTTTGTAGTGGGCGGAGCTGGCTTCAGTGGAATCGAATTCGTCGCCGAATTGGCTGACCGTATTCCTCGTCTGTGTAAAGAATATGATGTCGACCCTAGTCTCGTTAATATTTATAATGTAGAGGCTGCTCCAGCGATCCTGCCAGGATTTGATTCTGAACTGGTGGAATATGCCCAGAACGTACTTGTGAAGAAGGGCGTTCAATTCAAGATCGGTATTGCGATCAAAGAGTGCATGGAAGACGGAGTTGTGCTGGCGAATGGAGAAGTGATCCGTTCCGCTACCGTTGTATGGACGGGTGGAATCCGTGGCAATCGCCTGGTCGAAGCCGCTGGCTTCGAGACATCCAGAGGCCGGGTGATGGTTGATGAATACTTGCATGCACCAGGCTATGAACATGTGTTTATTATTGGAGATAACTCTATTATGCTTAATCCGGAAGGGCGGCCATATCCGCCGACAGCACAAATTGCTATGCAGCAAGGGGTAACATGTGCGCAGAATGTTGTGGCTTCGATCCGTAACAAGGAACTCAAGAAATTCGCCTTCAGCAACAAAGGGACGGTGGCTTCCTTGGGTAAAGGCGAGGCCGTAGCCAGTGCATTCGGCAAGAAGTACAAAGGCTGGGTAGCTGCTCAGATTAAGAAGCTGGTTGATATCCGTTATTTATTTATCATTGGTGGGATTCCGCTCGTTTTGAAGAAAGGCAGATTCCTGTAA
- a CDS encoding NAD(P)/FAD-dependent oxidoreductase gives MIWRCKSVSSLNTNGEFTDLLIIGGGPAGMFAAFYGGMRKASVKLIESMPQLGGQVAALYPEKYIYDIAGFPKVTGQELVNNLTEQLNMFNPDIRLEEKVLQIEKKDERHFIVTTDKDVHHAHAIIITAGVGAFEPRRLELDNALHFEKHNLHYFVNDMEKFRGRKVLISGGGDSAVDWALMLEPIAEQVTLVHRRDKFRAHEHSVEKLMASRVNIVTPTEITELHGEDQIKQVTLAHVKTKEESIIDVDDVIVNFGFVSSLGPIAEWGLDIESNAIVVDSRMETSIPGIFAAGDITTYPGKLDLIAVGFGEAPTAVNNAKVYVDPEAKLSPGHSSNMKL, from the coding sequence ATGATCTGGAGGTGTAAGTCTGTGTCATCCCTGAATACCAACGGAGAATTTACCGACCTTCTCATTATCGGAGGAGGCCCGGCAGGTATGTTCGCCGCTTTTTACGGCGGAATGAGAAAAGCTTCCGTCAAATTAATCGAAAGTATGCCTCAGTTAGGTGGACAAGTAGCAGCCCTCTATCCTGAGAAATATATTTACGATATCGCCGGCTTTCCTAAAGTTACAGGTCAGGAGCTAGTGAACAATTTAACGGAACAACTCAACATGTTCAACCCTGACATTCGTCTTGAGGAAAAAGTACTACAAATCGAGAAGAAGGATGAGCGGCATTTCATCGTAACAACCGACAAAGATGTTCATCATGCCCACGCGATTATTATCACCGCAGGCGTAGGCGCATTCGAACCGCGTCGTCTTGAGCTTGATAACGCACTTCACTTCGAGAAGCATAATCTTCATTATTTCGTTAACGATATGGAGAAATTCCGGGGACGGAAGGTACTGATCAGCGGTGGCGGTGACTCGGCCGTGGACTGGGCACTCATGCTTGAGCCGATCGCCGAGCAAGTAACGCTTGTGCATCGCCGTGATAAATTCCGGGCCCATGAACATAGCGTTGAGAAGTTGATGGCTTCCCGCGTGAATATCGTAACTCCTACAGAGATTACAGAGCTTCACGGAGAGGATCAAATCAAGCAAGTAACGCTGGCCCATGTTAAGACAAAGGAAGAATCCATCATTGATGTCGATGACGTCATCGTTAATTTTGGCTTCGTATCTTCACTGGGTCCGATTGCTGAATGGGGTCTCGATATTGAATCTAACGCCATTGTCGTAGATTCACGGATGGAGACTTCGATTCCGGGGATCTTTGCAGCTGGAGATATCACTACGTATCCTGGTAAGCTGGACTTGATCGCTGTCGGCTTCGGCGAAGCGCCTACTGCAGTGAACAACGCCAAGGTATACGTCGATCCGGAAGCGAAGCTATCGCCAGGTCATAGCAGCAATATGAAACTATAA
- a CDS encoding sporulation histidine kinase inhibitor Sda yields MAMLTDEMLLESYYMATELNLDREFIALLLAEIHRRELNTSDGSILH; encoded by the coding sequence ATGGCGATGTTAACAGATGAGATGTTGCTTGAATCCTATTATATGGCCACGGAACTAAACCTGGATCGGGAGTTCATCGCACTTCTGTTGGCAGAGATCCATAGACGAGAACTCAATACATCGGACGGTTCTATTTTGCACTAG
- a CDS encoding YheC/YheD family protein — MGRELANKWLKTEALLGNESVAAHIPQTRKYNSESLKQMLHSFGMVVIKPVRGGGGYGVIKVTYAGGIYSFTNMSRRSSFSTYDAMLRTLNRAKVRRSYIIQQGIHLARIASRPIDYRVKVVKHNGKWTYRAMVGRLARPGLFVTNLCKGGTQLSARSGLSRSLPRRTARKKSAEMRNLTNTCIGIMESSFPGIEQLGFDYGIDVNGKVWIFEVNTRPQ; from the coding sequence GTGGGAAGAGAGTTAGCCAACAAGTGGCTCAAGACAGAAGCACTGCTCGGTAACGAAAGTGTGGCTGCCCACATACCTCAAACACGTAAGTATAATTCTGAATCTTTGAAGCAGATGTTGCATAGTTTTGGTATGGTCGTCATCAAGCCAGTCCGTGGCGGTGGAGGTTATGGTGTAATCAAGGTAACCTATGCAGGTGGAATCTATTCTTTTACCAATATGTCAAGAAGGTCATCCTTTTCAACTTATGATGCGATGCTCCGGACATTGAACCGGGCGAAGGTCCGCCGCTCATATATTATTCAGCAAGGCATACACCTGGCTAGGATAGCCAGTCGACCGATCGATTATCGTGTGAAGGTGGTTAAACACAATGGAAAATGGACATATCGGGCGATGGTTGGAAGATTGGCTCGTCCCGGTCTATTCGTTACCAACCTGTGCAAGGGCGGGACGCAATTGTCTGCTCGCTCAGGTCTAAGTCGTTCATTGCCTAGAAGGACGGCGAGGAAGAAAAGTGCAGAGATGCGTAATTTAACGAACACTTGCATTGGAATTATGGAGAGTTCTTTTCCGGGGATCGAGCAGTTGGGCTTTGATTATGGAATCGATGTCAACGGTAAGGTGTGGATATTCGAGGTCAACACGAGGCCGCAGTAA
- a CDS encoding AI-2E family transporter: MENSQTWSGRFKKLFINNRFVLFLLILLLIGLNIFVFDKISFVFRPLTILLKTVFPPILLTGALFYLLNPLVNWLEKKGIKRIYTIAGLYLLIIGLITIVIISVIPPLQEQINRLIVNFPKYSYEVQLQFESLIGSDFYHQFQTTTGFDPTTVGETLTQQATKLMNGAWSGIGGFLGALKDVILTIATIPFILFYLLKDGKKLPHYFMKFVPSRFRENTHTVMSEMNEQISHYIRGQIIISFSVGLLMYIGFLIIGLDYSLILALIASFTNIVPYLGPAIAFTPALIIATVTSPLMLFKLIIVWAVVQFIEAKLISPQIMGKKLRVHPITIIFVILTAGHLYGFIGILLAVPGYAVLKVIVTHFFKWFERRSHLYDPIEPDETNEDKPQTIIDSCEPPLTDN, encoded by the coding sequence ATGGAAAACTCACAGACATGGAGCGGACGCTTCAAAAAGCTGTTCATTAACAACCGTTTCGTTCTATTTCTATTGATCTTGCTCTTGATCGGTTTGAATATATTCGTCTTCGACAAGATTTCCTTCGTATTCAGGCCACTAACGATACTGCTTAAAACTGTATTTCCTCCAATATTATTGACAGGCGCTCTCTTTTACTTGCTAAATCCTTTAGTCAATTGGTTGGAGAAGAAGGGGATCAAACGCATCTATACGATCGCAGGCCTTTACTTGCTCATTATCGGCCTGATTACTATCGTTATCATCTCTGTAATCCCACCTCTTCAAGAGCAGATTAATCGGCTTATAGTTAATTTTCCAAAATACAGCTATGAGGTGCAGCTGCAATTCGAGAGTCTAATCGGAAGTGACTTCTATCACCAATTCCAGACGACAACGGGATTTGACCCAACAACTGTTGGAGAGACACTAACCCAGCAGGCCACAAAGCTTATGAATGGTGCTTGGTCAGGCATCGGCGGCTTCTTAGGCGCACTCAAGGATGTGATTCTTACGATCGCAACCATACCTTTTATCCTGTTCTATCTACTCAAGGACGGAAAGAAGCTCCCACATTACTTTATGAAATTTGTACCTAGTCGGTTTCGGGAGAATACACATACGGTCATGTCCGAAATGAACGAGCAGATTAGCCATTACATCCGTGGGCAAATCATCATCAGTTTCTCTGTCGGATTATTGATGTATATCGGTTTTTTGATTATTGGACTGGATTACTCATTAATTCTGGCTTTGATTGCTTCCTTTACCAATATCGTTCCTTATCTGGGGCCGGCTATCGCCTTTACGCCTGCGCTGATTATCGCAACTGTTACCTCCCCGTTAATGCTGTTCAAGCTAATTATCGTATGGGCAGTTGTGCAATTCATCGAAGCCAAACTTATTTCGCCGCAAATTATGGGCAAGAAGCTGCGGGTTCACCCGATTACGATTATTTTCGTTATTCTGACTGCAGGACATCTATACGGCTTCATCGGCATTCTGCTGGCTGTTCCAGGATATGCGGTTCTTAAAGTAATCGTGACTCATTTCTTTAAATGGTTCGAGCGCCGTTCACATTTATATGATCCGATTGAACCGGATGAGACAAATGAGGACAAGCCACAGACAATTATAGACAGTTGCGAGCCTCCACTAACAGATAATTAA
- a CDS encoding HesB/IscA family protein, which yields MIEISESAIERIKDMLAEQEIPNMFLRLAVKPGGCSGFSYNMGLDDDEGEADVFMDIKGVKVVVEKEDLRYLNGLEIDFQESGMSGGFTIHNPNAIASCGCGQSFRMRNEEGKPEVCD from the coding sequence ATGATTGAAATTTCTGAAAGTGCCATCGAACGAATCAAAGATATGCTGGCCGAACAGGAAATACCGAATATGTTCTTGCGTTTAGCGGTGAAACCAGGCGGATGCAGCGGCTTCTCATATAATATGGGTCTGGATGATGATGAGGGCGAAGCGGATGTGTTTATGGATATCAAGGGTGTGAAGGTGGTTGTTGAGAAAGAGGATCTTCGTTATCTGAACGGTCTTGAAATCGACTTTCAGGAATCGGGTATGAGCGGCGGATTCACCATCCACAATCCGAATGCCATCGCTTCATGCGGCTGTGGACAGTCATTCCGCATGCGTAATGAGGAAGGTAAGCCGGAAGTTTGTGATTGA